The sequence below is a genomic window from Leptolyngbya sp. NIES-3755.
TAGTTCCAAATTTAATCGCTTCCCAGCGCTTTTTCGGGGTCGGCTGCCAGTTGCGCGTTTGCACGATCGAAGAATGAAGATATAGATTGTGCGGCATCACGGTTGCGCCCAGAATCCCGATCGCTAAATAAAGCATCTGAGGATTCCGCAGAATTTCACGATTTGGCACATAGCCTTGTAAGATTCCACCGACATCAGGACGAGAAAATAGAATTTCTGCACCGAAGCAGATTCCAACGGTTGCAATTAATAGAATCACTAATCCTTCAACGTAGCGAAAGCCCTTACCTTGTAGAAACAGGAGTGCTAGAACATCGAGCGCTGTAATACATACACCCCAGATTAAGGGCAATCCAAATAGGAGCTGGAGCGCGATCGCACTGCCGAGTAACTCGGCTAAATCGCAAGCCGCGATCGCAATTTCACACAGTATCCACAGAACGAAGCTGATTCGAGGCGAGAAGTAGTCTCGACACGCCTGGGCTAAATCCTTTCCAGTTGCCACTCCTAACCGCACACAAAGCGATTGCAGCAGAATCGCCATCAAGTTTGAAAGTAAAACAACGCTGAGCAACGTGTAGCCGAACTTTGACCCGCCTGCAATATCAGTCGCCCAGTTCCCAGGGTCCATATATCCGACGGAAACGAGGTAGCCGGGTCCTGCAAAGGCTAATAATTTGCGCCAAAAGCCTTTGGCGTTTGGAACCGCGATGCTGCGATGCGCCTCTGGCAAACTAGGACGATGTTCAGAAAGTGACATATGCTGAGCCTTTCATTTTTCTTTCATTTTTTAACAGTACCATCAAAATTCCAGGCTTTTCATTTTCTTTTCATTTTTACGGCACTATTTAGGAATAAAGGTAGACATAGGGCGATCGTGTTTCATGCTTCTAAAGAGTTGAATGATCAAGATCGTCACCTTGCCATTTGAGAGAGATGCAAGCGATCGCATTCGTCAACCGTAAAAATGGTTAACAAAGCGAAGCGATCGCCAAAATCGCGGTAGAGTAATAGACACGATCGGTTCTGGTGGGGATCAGCCATCAGAAGCAAAGGGGAAAGTTTGGTGCAAGTCCAACGCTGTCCCGCAACTGTAAATCAGTCATCCATTCTAGATTGATCAGCCAGGATGCCCGCCGATTTCTCAAGGTTTCAATTCATCTGCGAGGTACAGAATGATTACTCGATCGAATTCGTCTTTTTCTCAACAAGCCATTCGCTTCACGCTGTCTACACCCGTACAAGCAACGCTCTACGTTTCGCTCTGTGCTTTAATTCTCTGGACAGTCTACTTCACCACTTATCCGGCGGTTCATGACAAGGTACATTCTCTCCGACATCACACGCTGATGGTTTCTTGTCACTAACAATCTTTGTGGGGTCGCTATGCCAAAATTAAAGCTTTCTGCGCTCATTAGCGCTATCTGCCTAATGAGCTTGGTCTTCTATGGAACAACAGGATTTTCTCAGGCTCCACGATCGACGATTCGCCTCACGACTGATCCGCCACTCAATCAACTCGCTCCATTTGAGGCAGAAGCAGAGATCAACAAACCACCTGCACGTCTGACACTTGAAGCGGTTGATGCCAGGGGTCAATCTCTGAAAAATGCCAGAATCCGCTTGCAGATTCTCACACCACCTAAAACGCCCTGGTTTACAACAGATTTCCCGATCGTGGAAGGCACAAAGCTACTAGATATTGATGCGATCGCCCCTCAAGGCACGTTGCAACTTCAGCAGACTTTCCCGATTCGCGGCACTTATCAGCTATTGATTGATGTAACTCCACAGAGCGCTAATTCTTTCAAACCTTTTCAGCAAACACTAACGCTCTCGATTCCTGAAAACTGGATTAAGTATCGCAATTTTGCCATCCTAGCCGTTATCTTACTTGTAGTTGGATTAGTCGGCGGCTGGACGATCGGTGGACGGCAATCGATTCAGCTTGGAGAAATTGCACCGAAACGGGTTCGATTGTTACTGAGTGGAGCGGTGATTGTTGCGATCGCAGCACTCCTCTATGTCAACATTAGTGCAGAACTGGCTCAGTCTGAAATGTCGATGCCAATGTCGCACATGATTGAATCAGTTCCAAAATCAGACACTCCAGCCGTGAGCCAAGTTCAAGGGCTTGAGATGCGATTGTCTGGAGACAAAAGCGCGATCGTGGGTCAGCCTGCTCAACTGCAAGTGAGTGTGATTGATTCTCAAACCAAGCAGCCTGTCCCAGATGTCCAGCTAAAAGTAACAACGACTCAGCTTGAAAACAACTGGACTGCCTTTGCTTACGAGGGACTCAATGATGCAGCCGGACAATTTAGCTGGCAACAGCAATTTTTTGATGGTGCGCCGCACAAGGTTGAAGTCGAAGTTTCCCCTAGCTCTAATGCGGTTCGGAAGTTTCAGCCCTTTCAAGTGACGCAAACGATCGACGTTGAAGGGGTCGCGCCCCCGCTCTGGGTTCGTTTAATTGGTTTGAGCTATCTTGTCGGCATTGTCGGGCTTGGGTTGGCGCTGGGGTTGATACTACGAAGACAACGAACTCGACTTGCAAGATACCAAATTGCACCATAGAGATCGAAAGAAATCGAAACCAATACTCTCGCCAGCATTTCTAGAAATCGTTGCCAGTAAGATTTAGTACCCAACTAGCAACGATTTCTAGAGAAACAATTCTTTCATTGTTTTCGGGGGATTGCTTGCAAATCGCGGCATTTATTCTAGAAATGTCCGCGATCGATGCAGCTTATCTCATTAAAGCCGAACTCCACTATTGCCAAAGATAGCGTTTAGTACCTCTTGCAGGTCAGGTAATGCTGTGCCCTCACCTGTGACAAAAAAGACACCGACAATCAGGCTAAAGACACCTGTTAATGCGCCAACCACAACATAAACGTTTCGCTTTGTACTAGCTGAGACAAATCCTAGCAGCGAAAACGCAGCAACTAGCGAATTAGATACCAGTAAACCCGCCGTAAACGTAAGCAGCAACAAAGAAGCAGTAAACCGCGACGTTGCACCTGCCGCCGTTGCAATCAGAAGTGCTTGTGATCCAGTTTCGGCTCCAATACCGTGAATTAAGCCGATTCCAAAGGCAGTTTTTGGACCGTACTGAGTAATCTCATGAGTGTGTTGTACAGGTTGTCCAGTGAGTTTACTTTTGAGGGTTTCCCAAGCACGACCCACGATCGCGAAAACTACCATCCAACGACTTTGCAACCGAAACGATCGTCCATACCGCCAAATTGAATAAAAAATCCAAACTCCCAGAATAATCAGGGTAACGCCCACCACTCGTTCCATAATCGGATCAATCCAATCGGGCAAAATGGCGCTTGCCCAAAGTGCGAGCAATCCTAGCGCAACGACCACTGAGGCGTGTCCTAATGCGTACATTGTTGCCAGGAAAAAACCAGCTTTAGCTTGCTGTCGCTGCTGCCGCGATCGCGGTTGTGAAGGACGTTGAGCGGTAGCTGCTCGCGATGACAAGCGTTGTGAACCAGAATGAGCAACTAGCTCAGCTTCCTGTTCTGCTTCTTCGGTTGTCACCACTGACCCTGTAATATCCGTAATCGCAGCGATGTGATCCCAGTCGATCCCGTGACGCAACCCTAATGCGAATCCTAGAAACAAAAGACTAATCAGACCAAAATTCATGTGTTCTAATATCCCTAACTTCAAACCAGTAGAGACATCAGAACATTGAAATAAGATATCAAACAATCCCTATGGGGGGCATTTGAAAGTGGCTTTTCGACAAGCTTAAGAATGACTTTGTTTTCATCTAATTCTCATCTCGCAATTTGGCTGCTTTAGCGTTAAATAATCTGTCACAACGGCTCCGATCGTTGCCAGTCCGGTTGTGTCGCAAAAATGGTAATGTGAGAAGACTATTTTTTCTCTGCTCTTAGCTTAAATGACTACTGATTCCCTATTGAAGTCGCGCTCTAATTTGGTTGCTTCGTCTTAAAATAAACGTCCATTACTTGACGAATCATCGGTGCAGCGATCGCGCCCCCTCCGCCACCCGAATTTTCAGCAAATGCGACCACTACAATTTTAGGGTTGTCGCTCGGTGCATATGCGCCGAACCAAGCGTGATTAGGGCGAGGCGGATCTTCGGCTGTCCCACTTTTACCTGAAACAGAAGGTAGGGTGGACTCGTTCAGCGCTTGTCCCGTTCCTTTACTGACCACACTCCGCAACCCTGCTTGTAAAACGCGAAGAGTTTCGGGCTTGAGATTGAGGGCATTTCCTTGATTTTGCACAGGAATAACTTGGCTCTTTTTGACAAGCGAAGGTTTAACAC
It includes:
- a CDS encoding manganese transport protein (similar to AA sequence:cyanobase_aa:all7601), producing MSLSEHRPSLPEAHRSIAVPNAKGFWRKLLAFAGPGYLVSVGYMDPGNWATDIAGGSKFGYTLLSVVLLSNLMAILLQSLCVRLGVATGKDLAQACRDYFSPRISFVLWILCEIAIAACDLAELLGSAIALQLLFGLPLIWGVCITALDVLALLFLQGKGFRYVEGLVILLIATVGICFGAEILFSRPDVGGILQGYVPNREILRNPQMLYLAIGILGATVMPHNLYLHSSIVQTRNWQPTPKKRWEAIKFGTIDSTVALSFALFINSAILIVAAATFHVSGNHDVAEIQDAYQLLSPLLGVSAASAIFGVALLASGQSSTLTATLAGQIVMEGFLQIKLPPWIRRLATRLLAIIPALIAIVFFGEQSTGSLLVFSQVILSLQLSFAVVPLVMFTSDRRLMGEFVNPGWLKIASWAVAVVIIGLNAWLLVQTAIGWINSFNV
- a CDS encoding hypothetical protein (similar to AA sequence:cyanobase_aa:Aazo_1783); this encodes MITRSNSSFSQQAIRFTLSTPVQATLYVSLCALILWTVYFTTYPAVHDKVHSLRHHTLMVSCH
- a CDS encoding unknown protein (similar to AA sequence:cyanobase_aa:alr7604) yields the protein MPKLKLSALISAICLMSLVFYGTTGFSQAPRSTIRLTTDPPLNQLAPFEAEAEINKPPARLTLEAVDARGQSLKNARIRLQILTPPKTPWFTTDFPIVEGTKLLDIDAIAPQGTLQLQQTFPIRGTYQLLIDVTPQSANSFKPFQQTLTLSIPENWIKYRNFAILAVILLVVGLVGGWTIGGRQSIQLGEIAPKRVRLLLSGAVIVAIAALLYVNISAELAQSEMSMPMSHMIESVPKSDTPAVSQVQGLEMRLSGDKSAIVGQPAQLQVSVIDSQTKQPVPDVQLKVTTTQLENNWTAFAYEGLNDAAGQFSWQQQFFDGAPHKVEVEVSPSSNAVRKFQPFQVTQTIDVEGVAPPLWVRLIGLSYLVGIVGLGLALGLILRRQRTRLARYQIAP